One genomic region from Candidatus Binatia bacterium encodes:
- the thrS gene encoding threonine--tRNA ligase, whose protein sequence is MANVQIKLPEGRTTEVSSGTRIQELASSLGVNGDVVAAKLDGKPVDLECAISGDCSLDWIRVDSPEGIDILRHSTAHLMAQAVQALFPGTQVTIGPTIEHGFYYDFKRDKSFVPEEIEQIENKMRELAAKDQKVTREEMPRAAAIEMFRRMGEDYKVEILREIPDETVSLYRQGEWVDLCRGPHVPSTGKIRAFKLTSVAGAYWRGDEKNEMLQRIYGTSWPTREALDRHLKLLEEAKNRDHRRLGRELDLFSFHPIAPASPFFHPKGAAVYNELISYMRRLYGRYGYQEVITPQIFDVELWRRSGHYDHFRENMYFTRIEDREFGVKPMNCPGHTFIYGSKKRSYRDLPLRYADFGRLHRYEKSGVTSGLTRVRSFSQDDAHIFCAPDQIETEMTDLLKMLREVYRAFQFTDMQVKLSTRPEKYMGSLDAWAHAEDALAQSLKREGIEHKINPGDGAFYGPKIDFEVFDALRRGWQLATIQLDFAMPERFDLSYIAPDGGEKRPVMIHRAILGSIERFMGILIEHCGGAFPLWLAPVQIKVLTVTDVQKDYARRVAEELGAAGWRTELDDRNEKLGYKIREAQLEKIPYAVVTGDREMKQSTIAPRRRGGENLKPTPVKDFMEMLKAEVG, encoded by the coding sequence ATGGCCAACGTTCAAATCAAGTTGCCGGAGGGCAGAACGACGGAAGTCAGCTCCGGGACCAGGATACAGGAATTAGCTTCTTCTCTCGGCGTCAACGGCGATGTCGTTGCGGCGAAGCTCGACGGCAAGCCGGTCGATCTGGAGTGCGCGATCAGCGGCGACTGCTCTTTGGATTGGATCCGTGTCGATAGCCCTGAGGGGATCGACATCCTCCGCCATTCGACTGCTCACCTGATGGCACAGGCGGTGCAGGCGCTGTTTCCCGGCACGCAGGTGACGATCGGCCCGACGATCGAGCACGGCTTCTACTACGACTTCAAGCGCGATAAGTCATTCGTCCCGGAAGAGATTGAGCAGATCGAAAATAAAATGCGCGAGCTGGCGGCCAAGGATCAGAAAGTTACGCGCGAAGAGATGCCGCGCGCAGCAGCCATCGAGATGTTCCGCCGGATGGGCGAGGACTACAAGGTCGAGATTCTGCGGGAGATTCCGGACGAAACGGTCTCGCTCTACCGCCAGGGAGAATGGGTCGATCTCTGCCGCGGTCCGCACGTTCCGTCCACCGGGAAGATTCGCGCGTTCAAGCTCACCAGCGTCGCCGGCGCTTATTGGCGCGGCGACGAGAAGAACGAGATGCTGCAGCGGATCTACGGCACTTCGTGGCCGACGAGAGAGGCGCTCGACCGGCATCTCAAACTTTTGGAAGAAGCCAAGAACCGGGATCACCGCCGTCTCGGACGAGAGCTGGATCTCTTCAGTTTTCATCCGATCGCGCCGGCGAGCCCGTTTTTTCACCCCAAGGGCGCCGCGGTTTACAACGAGTTGATCTCGTACATGCGCCGCCTCTACGGCCGCTACGGCTATCAAGAGGTGATCACGCCGCAGATCTTCGACGTCGAGCTGTGGCGCCGCTCGGGCCACTACGACCACTTCCGCGAGAACATGTATTTTACCCGGATCGAAGACCGGGAGTTCGGCGTCAAACCGATGAACTGTCCGGGCCATACTTTCATCTATGGCTCAAAGAAACGTTCTTACCGGGATCTGCCGCTCCGTTACGCGGATTTCGGCCGGCTGCACCGCTATGAGAAATCCGGCGTCACCTCGGGCCTGACCCGCGTGCGCTCGTTTTCCCAAGACGACGCGCATATCTTCTGCGCCCCCGATCAAATCGAGACGGAGATGACCGATCTGTTAAAAATGCTCCGCGAGGTCTACCGCGCCTTTCAATTCACCGACATGCAGGTCAAGCTTTCGACGCGGCCGGAAAAGTACATGGGCAGCCTCGACGCCTGGGCGCACGCCGAAGACGCCCTGGCCCAGTCGCTCAAGCGCGAAGGCATCGAGCACAAAATCAATCCGGGCGACGGCGCGTTTTACGGTCCGAAGATCGACTTCGAGGTGTTCGACGCGCTGAGACGCGGCTGGCAGTTGGCGACCATCCAGCTCGATTTCGCCATGCCGGAGAGATTCGATCTGAGTTACATCGCGCCGGACGGCGGGGAAAAAAGGCCGGTCATGATTCACCGCGCCATTTTAGGCTCGATCGAGCGCTTCATGGGCATCCTGATCGAGCACTGCGGCGGCGCGTTTCCGCTCTGGCTGGCGCCGGTGCAGATCAAAGTTCTGACCGTGACCGACGTGCAGAAAGACTACGCCCGGCGGGTCGCCGAAGAGCTCGGCGCCGCGGGCTGGCGCACAGAGCTGGACGATCGCAACGAGAAGCT